The Desulfovibrio sp. G11 region TGCTCTTTCAGGCGAGCGGCAAGGTCACGTTCATACGGCCCCCAGGACGGAGAATCCGTTACCAGCAAAGCCAGGTCAGCTCTGGTCATGGCCGCAAGGCTCCGCCCGGCGCGTAATCCTCCAAGCTCGCCCGTATCGTCAGTACCGGCGGTATCAAGAAAAACAACCGGCCCCAGCGGCGCCATTTCAAGCGTTTTTTCCACCGGGTCGGCTGTCGTGCCCGGAGTGGCGGACACAATGGCAACGTCCTGCCCACACAATGCGTTGAGCAGCGAAGACTTGCCCACATTGCAGCGACCGAGAACGGCGATATGCAGACGAAGCCCCTTGGGCGCATCTTTCATGACAAACTCCCATACAGGTGTTTCCGCCGGAACGTGGCGGCCGGCACAGCGGGGTAAACCGTGCCGGCCTGTTCGGGCGGGGACCCGGGTGCAGGTCCCCCGTGGGGCCAATCATGCGGCCCCGGCTACAAAGCATTATTCGTAAGGATAGGCGCTCTGCGCAAATTCCGCATGTCGGGGATTGGGATACAGCCCGGCGTCCACCAGTGCTTTAAGCCCCTTGGACTTGTCAAACCAGCTGGTATGCAGCAGCTCTTCAGATTTGTGTCCCAGGGGCTTGCCCAGCCAGTTGTCATACAGGGCCTTGACCTGCGCGTTATCCTGTGAAGCTCTTTTGGGAAAGGCCGCATCCGCGCCGTAGACGGCCTTGGTGCGGTCTGCCATATAATCCTTGATGTCCTTGACCGCGGCATGGGCCTTGTTCACCATGCGCACGCCAAGCAGCAGGCCGCCGGACAGGATACATGCGCCTTTCAAAAATCCCCGTCTTGTTGTGCTGATGATCGACATACCGCCTCCTATGCGTTGGTTGAAACGTTGGCGAGCCGTTTTCTGAGGCCAGCGAACAGGCTTGTGGCCTTGCGTTCAGCGTACTCAAGCAGGTTCGGCATGATGGGCTGGCCGCCGCCGCAAACGCAACCTCCTGGGCAGGCCATGAATTCGATGAAATGGTAAGGCGAGTTTCCGGCGCGTACCTGATCGCACACGGCGGCAAAATGCTTGGCCCCATGCACTACGGCAAGGCGCAGTTCCGTACCGTTGATGGTAACGGCATACTCCTTTACGCCCTTGAGACCGCGCACCTCTTTAAAGTCCCACGAATCGGGACGCTGGCCGGTCACCGCTTCATACGCGTAGCGCAGTGCCGCTTCCATAACACCGCCGGAAACGCCAAAAATGGTCGCCCCGCCTGTGGACTCGCCCATGAGGCTGTCGCGCTGGCCTTCAGGCAGTCTGGCAAAGTCTATTCCGGCCTGGCGGATAAGGTACGCCAGTTCGCGGGTTGTGAGGGTGGCGTCTATGTCGCGCTGGCCGCCTGCGGCCATTTCCGGGCGCAGGCCTTCATATTTTTTGGCAATGCACGGCATGATGGACACTGTGTACACCTGAGCCGGGTCGTAGCCCTGCTTTTCCGCCCCATAGGTTTTTGACAGACGGCCGTTCATGCCGACGGGCGATTTGCAGGAAGAAAAGTACGGCAGAAGATCAGGATAAAAGGTTTCAGCATACTTCTGCCAACCGGGACAGCAGGACGTAAACTGAGGAAGATGCTTTTTTTCGCCCAGCCGCTGTACAAACTCCGACGCCTCTTCCCATATGGTCACGTCAGCGGCGAATTCAGTATCCCAGCAATGGTCAAAGCCCAGGGCTTTAAGGGCCGCCAGCATCTTGCCCGTGGTGACCGTGCCCGGAGGAAGGCCAAAGGCCTCGCCAAGGGCATAGCGCACCGCCGGAGCAGGCATGGCGATGCACTTGACGTTTTTGTCCTTCAACTTCTCCTGAAGCTCGGGAACCCAGGTCTGCGTTTCATAGATAGCCATTTCCGGGCAGTGGGTCAGGCACTGGCCGCAGTTAATGCACGGTTCGGGGTAGGCTACCGTGTGGGCAAGGCCGGTTTCTCCATACACGGCCCCGGTGGGGCAATATTCCTGACAAAGATCGCAACCTATGCATTTTTTGTCGTCAATCTGGACAAAAAGCATCTTGTCGCCGTCAGCGCCTCTGGGCGGCACATGTGGCTCATACTGGATATGTTCCATAATAATGCGCGGCATTCCAACCTCCTGGCGGTAACAGGTGAAACAGTTTTCCGGCGCGCTTCTGCGCGCACGCTCCCTACAGTGCAGCCGGAACCCGGCACAGAACTTGACCCTTGCCTATGGCCGCGCTGCCGCCTCCGGGGCAGGGGCGGTTGCCATATGCGGCATGTCAAGCGCATGCCGTCGGCCAGCACCTTCAATGGCCTGGCGGGCGGCGGCAAGATCCACACGATTCTTGTTGTCGTAGATACAGTAATCTTCCCGGACATCGGACGGGGTGAAGCCCGGCATGAGCACATTGGCCCCGGCCAGCAGGCCATCGCGCTGGCCGCTGGCGGCATCAACGGTAGCCAGTGCCGTAGTTGCAGGAATGTTGGCCCAGGGCAGGGCAATCCGCAGGACGGCCATGACCCGCAGCGTCAAGGCCGCGCTGCCGCCGGCAGATTTTCCCAAAGGCGTATGAGCCTGCGGAATGAACGGTCCCACGCCGCACATGGCTACACGCAGACGGCGCGCCAGCAGAATATCGTCAGCGAGGCTTTCGGGGCGCTGCCCCGGCAGCCCCACCATAAAACCAGAACCGCACTCATAACCGAGAGAAGCCAACGTGTGCAGGCAAGCGATGCGTTGCCGCAAATCATGGCCGGGATGCAGGGCAGCATAGAGCTTTGCATCGACTGTTTCGTGCTTGAGCAGATAACGCACGGCCCCGGCCTCTTTCCAGAGGGCGTAGGCCGCCGCCGGCTGCTCGCCCACACTCAGCGTCACCGGAAGGTCAGACCTGCTGCGGATATCGGCGATGACGCGGGCCAGCCACTCGGGCTTGACCGCATATTCACCCGATTGCAGCACAATGGTGTCGGCTCCGGCGGCGGCCGCCTCCGCGGCCGCTTCAAGTATGCGTTCCCGGGAAAGCGTATAGCGCTGCAGCCTGTGGTTGTCCGCCCGCAAGCCGCAGTAAAGGCAGTTGCGGCGGCAGTTGCTGGAAAACTCAACAAGACCGCGCACATGCACATGAAAACCTTTTTCACTCTCCAGAACATGAGCGGCACGCAGGCGCAGTTCATGCCAGGGAGTGTTGAAAAGCAGGTCAAGAATGTCTTCGCGGCGCATGAATCCTCCCGGAGGCGGCGACGTATCAGCAGTACACATCCCTCTGGCCGGAACGGACCTTGTCCAGCAGCTTTTCCGATACACGCCGTGTACGCTCCTCCATGCCGCTCAGGGTGGCGGCAATGGCCCCCTCCCCTGCCAGACGCGCTTCGTCAGTGGCATAGTCAAGCAGGTACTCTTCAAAGGTGGAAAGCGCATTGGGAGCGCACTTGGCCTTGATAAGGCCCGGCTTTGCCAGATCCATAAAATCTTTGCCCGTGCGCCCGAGGCGGTAGCAACCTGTGCAGAAAGAGGGGATGAAGCCGTGTGCGCCAAGGTCCTGCACCACTTCTGCAAGGCTTCTGTGGTCGCCGAGCTGAAACTGTGCGGCCTCAAACTGGCTTTCTTCGCTATATCCGCCGGGATTGGTGCGGCTGCCCGCCGAAATCTGCGAAACGCCCAGTTCCAGTGTCAGGCTGCGTATGGCGGCGCTTTCGCGGGTGGACATGATAATACCCGTATACGGTACAGCCAGACGCAGAATGGCCACCAGCTTGAGAAAATCCCTGTCGCTGACGGCGTGGGGCGGGCTGGAAGCAAGGTCAGAACCAACGGCAGGCTCTATACGGGGAACGCTTATGGTGTGGCAGCCAACGCCAAAGCGCTCTTCAAGATGGGCAATGTGCTGCATGAGAGCCAAAGTTTCATAACGCCAGTCATAAAGACCGTAGAGCAGCCCCATGCCGACATCATCAATGCCCGCCAGCATGGCGCGGTCAAAGGACGATGCGCGCCAGTCCAGATCACTCTTGGGACCGGAGAGATGCATCTGCCTGTAGGTCGGCCGATGATAGGTTTCCTGAAACAGCTGGAACGTGCCGATATTGTGCTCTTTAAGACTGCGAAAATCGTCCACGGAAAGCGGCGCAAGGTTCACGTTGACCCGCCGGATGCAGCTCTCGCCCTCACGCACGTCGTAAATGGCATCAATGGCGTCCAGAACATAATCAATGCCGCTGCCGGGGTAGGATTCTCCGGCCACCATCAGCACCCGCTTATGCCCCTGACGCAGTATCACCCTGGTTTCTTCTGCAATTTCAGCCACGTTCAAGGCACGACGCGACACAGCCCTGTTTGACTTGCGAAACGCGCAATACAGACATTCATTGGAACAAAGATTGGAAATATACAATGGCGCGAAAAGCACGATGCGGTTGCCGTAAATCTCCTCTTTAACAGCCTTGGCCGCCAGATACAGCTCTGAGGTAAGCTCGGGAGAAGAAATGCCCATCAGTACAGCCACATCCTGCAAGGAAAGGCCTTTCAGCTCTTTGCCCCTGGCGAGAACGTCACGCACCTTGGCGGCGTTCTCCTGACTACAGGACGCAAGAATTTTTTCTATCTTCTCTCCGTCCAGCCAGGTGGCCTTGGTGTCAGCGGCATTTTCCACGTCTTCCCCCTTGCGCGCCCAGGCTGCCCGTTCACGCACACATTTTCGTAGTGAAGCAGTGACGGACAGGCATCGGCTTCAGTTTAGTGTTATCTTTTATAAAAATGTAACACCAATGATTGTAAAAAAACCTACCCTACGGCAGGAAAAACGGCAGCATGTCTGCGACAAATAACCGCTGCACTACAAGCGGTATTTTGAACAATATGGGACGACGGGAAAAACCTACGCCTCTGTGTTACTTTTGTCAATTACGTGCTACAAAAAATTACACTCTGCATACCGTTCAAACCCCGATTTATTTGTGAACCGTGATTTTCGCACATCGTAAGCTTGGCCGCGGCAAATTTTCCGATCCGCAACGGTTGCGCCAGTTACTGTTCCACTTCATATCAACCACAAAGTATGCTCCGTCATACAATCTGCACATGGATCGGGTGCAAAACTGCACGCAAGTTGATCCAGATCAAAATATAATAAAAACAGTTAGATATATAAATATTTATTCATATGCAGCACACATGACATCTCGGCATAATCAATCACAGAGCATACTTTTATGTATATGGGAATATACTGATTGTACAACCAGCTAATAGCACCGCAACAATTATATAAAAACAGGCATATCAATAATATTTGCAGGCATAAAAACTAAAATAACATGTAAATTATTAAAATTTTTATTTATCGATATATCATAAAGATGCAATCTATTTTTTCTTAGCAAGACATACCGGTGAAAAAAAGAATTTAGTTGCACAAAAACGTAAACGTATGCTCTTATCGTATAACGTACAAAAAATATTCAATCTGTCAGCTCAACATTATAAAACGCGGTTTCAAGTTCAAAGTGCAACACCCAGTCCTTGGGTATTGGCGTCTTCTAAAAAAACTTCATAGGGTGTCTTAAACCCAAGGCATTTTCTAGGCCGCCAGTTCAAGCGGCACATTGCCGCTATGATCTCATCTTGCGTGACCGATGCCAAGCTTACCCCCTTGGGGAAGTATTGGCGTAGAAGGCCATTGGAGTTCTCGTTCAAGCCACGCTCCCACGAATGGTAGGGGTGCGCAAAAAATCCCTGAGCCTCGAGTGTAGCTGACACATCGGCATGGTAGCTGAACTCCTTGCCGTTATCATAGGTGGCTCTTCCGGGTTTTCCGTGGGTAGCTGATCTGCTAATGTCCTTCCCGGAGGGCACCAATGAAGGATACGGACCTATATTTTCGGATTCTCGGGCTGACCGAGCCCTGGTTTGTTGAGGCTGTTGAACTGGACACGGCGGAAGGTCGGGTAGACATCCGCGTGGAGCATGGTCCTGGTGTTCGCTGGTTTTGCCCTACTTGTGGTCGAGAGCTGGCTTGCCGCGACCATGCCGAGCCTCGTGTCTGGCGCCATCTGGACACGTGCCAGTTCAAGACGTTCCTGCATGCTCGGATTCCCCGAGTGGACTGCCCCGAGCATGGCGTCCTTCAGGTCAACGTGCCTTGGGCCGAGTCCAAGGCACGTTTCACCATATTGATGGAGCGATTGATCATCGACGTGCTGACCGAGTGCGCCACCGTAACAGGAGCGCGGCGCATCCTGCGCATCACCTGGGACGAAGCATGGGGTGTCATGGAAAGGGCGGTGCGCCGGGGCCGGGAGCGCAAGCAATCGAATCCCTCGCGGTATCTTGGCGTTGACGAGAAGGCATTCCGCAAGGGGCACGACTATGTGACCGTGGTTTGTGATCTGATCGGCAGCACGGTGGAGTATGTGGCCGACGAGCGT contains the following coding sequences:
- a CDS encoding iron hydrogenase small subunit, with translation MSIISTTRRGFLKGACILSGGLLLGVRMVNKAHAAVKDIKDYMADRTKAVYGADAAFPKRASQDNAQVKALYDNWLGKPLGHKSEELLHTSWFDKSKGLKALVDAGLYPNPRHAEFAQSAYPYE
- a CDS encoding [FeFe] hydrogenase, group A — protein: MPRIIMEHIQYEPHVPPRGADGDKMLFVQIDDKKCIGCDLCQEYCPTGAVYGETGLAHTVAYPEPCINCGQCLTHCPEMAIYETQTWVPELQEKLKDKNVKCIAMPAPAVRYALGEAFGLPPGTVTTGKMLAALKALGFDHCWDTEFAADVTIWEEASEFVQRLGEKKHLPQFTSCCPGWQKYAETFYPDLLPYFSSCKSPVGMNGRLSKTYGAEKQGYDPAQVYTVSIMPCIAKKYEGLRPEMAAGGQRDIDATLTTRELAYLIRQAGIDFARLPEGQRDSLMGESTGGATIFGVSGGVMEAALRYAYEAVTGQRPDSWDFKEVRGLKGVKEYAVTINGTELRLAVVHGAKHFAAVCDQVRAGNSPYHFIEFMACPGGCVCGGGQPIMPNLLEYAERKATSLFAGLRKRLANVSTNA
- the hydE gene encoding [FeFe] hydrogenase H-cluster radical SAM maturase HydE; this translates as MRREDILDLLFNTPWHELRLRAAHVLESEKGFHVHVRGLVEFSSNCRRNCLYCGLRADNHRLQRYTLSRERILEAAAEAAAAGADTIVLQSGEYAVKPEWLARVIADIRSRSDLPVTLSVGEQPAAAYALWKEAGAVRYLLKHETVDAKLYAALHPGHDLRQRIACLHTLASLGYECGSGFMVGLPGQRPESLADDILLARRLRVAMCGVGPFIPQAHTPLGKSAGGSAALTLRVMAVLRIALPWANIPATTALATVDAASGQRDGLLAGANVLMPGFTPSDVREDYCIYDNKNRVDLAAARQAIEGAGRRHALDMPHMATAPAPEAAARP
- the hydG gene encoding [FeFe] hydrogenase H-cluster radical SAM maturase HydG encodes the protein MENAADTKATWLDGEKIEKILASCSQENAAKVRDVLARGKELKGLSLQDVAVLMGISSPELTSELYLAAKAVKEEIYGNRIVLFAPLYISNLCSNECLYCAFRKSNRAVSRRALNVAEIAEETRVILRQGHKRVLMVAGESYPGSGIDYVLDAIDAIYDVREGESCIRRVNVNLAPLSVDDFRSLKEHNIGTFQLFQETYHRPTYRQMHLSGPKSDLDWRASSFDRAMLAGIDDVGMGLLYGLYDWRYETLALMQHIAHLEERFGVGCHTISVPRIEPAVGSDLASSPPHAVSDRDFLKLVAILRLAVPYTGIIMSTRESAAIRSLTLELGVSQISAGSRTNPGGYSEESQFEAAQFQLGDHRSLAEVVQDLGAHGFIPSFCTGCYRLGRTGKDFMDLAKPGLIKAKCAPNALSTFEEYLLDYATDEARLAGEGAIAATLSGMEERTRRVSEKLLDKVRSGQRDVYC